In the genome of Aedes aegypti strain LVP_AGWG chromosome 2, AaegL5.0 Primary Assembly, whole genome shotgun sequence, the window AATTTATGAACATCAAAAGTatagaaattttataattttaaataaaaagacTAAGACTTGGTCTAATTTTTACGTCTGATGAATTCTATCCAGAATGAGTTGAAATTAATGAAAATCGTACCCGATAGTTTTCGATTGGGATATTCTACGTTTGTTGCTAGTATGATAGAATATGCATTTTCCACAGATAAACCGATCAGTTGGAttcaagaataatttctgaaaatggtttaTAACTTGCCGCAACAAATCACTTAACGCTTGAAGAGGGGTAAGGTCCGAGtccccatgttctaattcggagcACCCTATGTTCTATCATTTTTGCTATGTTAGAAATAAAATATAACTCCGATTCATTTGGTATCAGAGCTTATTGAACTTCTTCTGTAAGcgcaaacatgaaaaaaaaactcaatgcaTGACAACTTTCTATTTAACCCGTTAACCCACAATTGTGCTTGTATCCCGAAATTGTAATCAATATTTACGTTCCCATAAAATAAATACAGTTTCAGCAAAACAAATAAAGTCTATGGTGAAGAACCGTCGATATCTGATAGCTCCATACtattaattttgtattttttataatacaaaaTTAAAGCTAGTTGatcctttaaaaaataaattccggAACCACGATTTACATGTTTGGgttaaaacatacatttttgattacactcgaAATTTGATTTACTCAAGAAACCTCGAAAAACTATATTATTAAACCTCATTTTCCTATAAATCAAAATACGACCCGTTGACTTGTTTTTTTTACGTGAATTTGATTGtagaaatccagcaaacattttAAGGCAGTAATAGaattttttgattacactcaaaatatcttttaattaaaaaccgtcgaaaatttttatttttcagcactgttcgcatttgaagaaaatttcaaagtccattgaatatatttgtgccgaaatatgatttttgattacactctaaATTAGtttcagttttgaaaacaacgaaAATCCCATATATTTATACTATTTGCCAACTATTTGCCGCGAtgacatcttgttttgtcaTTATGAATTTTATTCTAGTAGTCTAGTAAACATGTTTGGccagaaaatataatttttgagtgcattctattttttttattaaaaacaaactAAGAAAATCTTTTTCTTTAACATGTTGTCCGAAAATCTGaagttaaaacattttttttccgacTAACGATCCGGAGTAATTTGAAAgccgttttcttttatttattggcGAATAATGCAattgtatttttaattttttattatacataaATGTATTCTACTAGAATAAAGGAAAAAGTATTTTCGTAAGTCTTTGTTTTTGAACCTATTTTTAATGCGATGAATCGTGAATTCGTTTACTTCAAAACAAACTAAGGCGCAAACAAACTTAGGTAAAAAACaacatgtcatcgctttgagttttgatttaaagtaaaataatattaagcaaaatattttatagttttctaagtaaaataaattttgagtgctcACAAGACAACTAAAGTTATTGTTAAAcaacggtttatggacaaaaggtcgagaaacaaaacgtcgaaaggaaaaaaggtcgaaaaacaaaagttcgaatggacaaaaagaagaaaatgatttgcacggtgaaatttttttccttctttgaaaaaaacattttcaaccttttgtcccttggtttttgttcttcgactttttgtcatttcgaccttttgtgtttcgaccttctgtccttttggCCTTTTGtcatacattaaaaaaaaacaacatatcaTTGCTTTGCAATCGCctacccccgcaggagcaagcgacgcaatCAATGGATCAAACACAACTTCAAACTTCTATAagcaaatatatataaaaaatatatgtaatcgCTTTGAAATTCGATTTATAGGCTAACAagttaaaaattttgatttctttaaGCAACATAAATTTTGATTGTAAATATGCCTTTCTGCTTAAATATAATCACTGTTTTTGTACAATCTAATTTATTACTAAGAACTACATGTTATTGCTATGCAATTTGATTTATACAAAATACGTTTTCTCAAtgattatttttgataaaataaattttgtgtgttttcatattttacaattttctgCCAAAGATGGTCACTGAATTTCTACAAGTTATTTCATGCCAGAAGAATATATACCATTGGTTTATATATTGATTTTAAGGCAAAGAGGTTGAAAATTAAGAGTTTCTAGTAATTTTTTTGGTAAACAATATTCTATGTGTAATCCAAAATAATTATGTCTGCTCAACTGTGTTCGCTggacattagagtgatgcaaatttttaaattttatcttcCCTATGctaaaacgattttaattatggtaaatagcatcctcccaaagtttgaagtgattcggaagaaatttgactgttcacaggccatttgaaatttatatgaagattactatggaaaacgccaatcttttgtatTCAGCGATCTATCTCTTTGTCatgaatttttatgaaaaagtgaacaaatttttcttatgtgaaatcctcccaggtacaactttgccgaagaccactatttgattggacgtcaggataaattgttatttatcATCCTcgagttggtttgcatgtagcatgcttcatcaactgttcggcaggcaacagtggtgctcctggcgggaagaatagatcaaagtaatccaggctactttgttctacagaaaaaacagtgttgctctgaaagtaattgaatgatcatttcAGCATAAtacagactttgttatcaattgtattttgtgttaacatatagatgtattatagaAGGTAcgtggacattgatttttcattgatttcaatgcgagatcatttttccaaaattttactgttcggataatttgcggacaccctgtaataacaaattattcttacgtcccatcaaaatgtggtcttcggcaaagttgtagctgggaactTTTCAcgtgagatgagtgtgttcactttttcatagattattatgacgagcagttagaggactgaacacaaaaggtttggcttttccatagtaatttccatataaacttcaaatagcgtgtgcacaaccaaatttcttccgaatgacttcaaattttgagaggatcattttcatcataattgacatcgtttaaacataggggagcaaaaacttcaaaatttgcatcagtctactggACATGTTACTGAAAAAGCTAGATAGTATCtctatgaattttgatttacatgCATACAGATTGGAAACATAAAGTGTCTCGTAGTTTTttgagtaaaacaaattttgagagtaatcaataatttatatttctaCACAAAAAAGGTCACTGGACTATAGCAGTCATTGATGTCATTGAAACaacatgtcatcgctttgaatattgtttttaaGTAAACagtataaaataaaaagtttttattataagttttatagtgaaataaattttgagtgtaacaaAAAAACTCTATTTCTGCTAAAACATTTTCACTGCACTTTGACAATaaccaataataaaaaaaaaaacacttgcaTGTCGAAAACATTATGTCATCGGTTTGAATTTCGTTctatttttgaatgtatttttttttttcaaaatgctaggAAGTGTCTTTTGCTAAATAACTTTGGGTAGACGTATTTTTTTCGAGATTATTAAAATGGGCATTGATCTTGAATGATTTTCGGTTCCAATGCTGAAAGAATTTTCGGAATCGCTTCGAGAACAAATCAAATCACTGTCTTCAATTTAGAAcgctgggcgttaacgggttaatttGAGTCAGAACTAGCTCAAATGAAATGTAAATTTAATAAAAGAAACAGTGAAATCCGAAGCTGGTTCAAAACTGGGTACAGTTAACTGTAACCTGATTTTGCAAATATCATAGTAtatgggagatatcgagataaataatacaatatttcccaaactttatagatttttaacattttgacaaaatacattcgaaaatgtcattttaactttgaatataGGAAAATAACCAAATGAATGGACCAagataaaaactatcaccaccAGGCGACAGAGATAGAAGAGGAtcttatcttaaaaaaaaagacacggacaccgtcttcagccatttagctacacagactgtaacttaacactagacaacggacaagcatgctccagtggcacagccgagacaCATTCCTGACGAGAAGTtgcaatggctgaagcgggaatcgaacccacaccccatgacacgatgcgcttaattGCCTGACGactctaaccgcacggccacgaggcccatcATCATATCATTGTTGAATAACATGTAAATCAATTCGTTTACTTTTGTTATCGAGCTACACACTTGGCTATCAATGGCTGTTAGGGGGACACCATAAATTTAGCGAGAATCATTGCAATCAAATCAACATAACGTCAGAATTCTTAAATTAGAGTTCAGTTGAAATTTGTATCGTGCTTGAAAAGCAGCCTAGGGATGGCACACAAATTATGCCacgcaaaatttcaacttttatgaccccctcctcttacgcctttgttatgttttttgtttgagtCCTTCAAGAATGTTTTTTAAGGCTTGttacgcttggcttgaccctcCCCCCCTTGGTGCGTGACATAGTCCAAGttaattgagaatttttttctttaatctaAAGATGTCCGTCAGAATATTACTTACTTAGATAAGAGACACATTACCTATACAAATTTGAACGCAACATCTatttataaaaacaaaaaatgtttcagttCATCCAGGAATCTATATTTTTCTAGCAAAgcgtaaatttgaaaatttatcaattatctatctatctatgtaaataaaaatgaattggtgtatgtatgtcacgaaatggcttcagaCCGAGCCAGCAGATTTATCTGTTTCACAGTTGGGTTTTTtttaagtgttccgacgtgtttgtttGTATAAAAAACTCAGGATATATAGCTGGAATGTCGAAAATCTGTGTAGAATGCATTTACGTTGATCGTTTGATTGTGTGCATTCCACCGAATATACGGACTTCTGCTTTAACGACCGCGAGCTTCGAGCGTAGTCAACGCACAAGGTAACCTTGATCAACAGATGTTCAAATATCAAATAAGTAGGCTGCGACCTGCATCACCATACAAACAGTTCCTCTCTGTTTTAGAACACGACAGTGTGAGCAAAACACATTAGTGCTTAAAATCAACCTTTGGTCCTGGCCGATCGCTTTTCCTATGACACGGAAATGTAACAAATCGAGAGTGAACATAACTGCTATTTTCTATATgctggcaagacaaagtttgccgggaccactgaCCAAAACTTGCTACTACTGTAGATTTGTTGAGTGATTTATTATACTGAACAAAAAAACCACACTGTTTCCCATCCCTGGTTATGCCGCAAAAATGAGCCACTGATATATGTCGTTTTTATGAAGAAACATGAAGTTAGAAATAAGGCGATGTATACAAATAAGAAAGCGAATGAGATTATGAACGGATATGTATAATAGATATTCGAGAAACAAAAAGTCTTATTCCGAGCAACATAAGATTttattgcttgattttttttatcatttttaccTATTTTATAATATCACGTTACTTTCACGAACAGCGATTCAATCCATTTGTCATGAACAATTCACTAGTATCTATTACATCACAGAATCTACGCAAAATACGGAACCTAGTTTACCTTTTTCTTATGCTTTATGTGACTTTTATTAGTTCCGGTTAGAACACTGAAAACTCTTTTCACACCTAAGAATACAGCCACAGCAGCCAAAATTACGAAAATTTTAACATCGTACAATTCACTCTTCCACAACCCTAAGCGCAGAGTGGGCGATTGAATGGTTTCCGCCTCTGGATGACGCAGACACCAATCGATCCACCAGAGAGCACGTTCCAATGGTTTTTCCGGTTGATCGCGGAACAAGGCAGACTTTTCACGCATTTTCGTACGATACGAAGGATTCTCCAGAACTTTACGGACAGTTTGCACAATTTTATCTGTGGTCAACGTCCATACAATCAACCTTTCCGCTACTCCCGCTCTTAATGATTTCTCCAGATTCTGCAATCAAttattacattgaaatttacgaATCGAATTGAAATACTAGTtcacttactcgatattgaTCAGCTATAAACGGAATTCCGACCATCGGTACGCCATGCCAAGTTGCCTCATGAGTACTCAATAATCCAGCGTGAGTGATGAATAGCTTGGTTCGTGGGTTTGCCAGAATGTCATTTTGTGGTAAAAATTTGCGCATCATCAGATTTTTGGGAATCTTGTACTTTGTTTGATCCGCTTCAAACTTCCACAGAAAGTTGTAATCTGGGAACTTTTCGATTGCCTCCAAAAACATTTCGATGCGTTCTTCTCCCAAATCTGAGCTCAAAACGTTGGTTCCCAGGGAAAACAGAATTGCACCTTTTTTAGAGTTCTTGATGAATTCCTCAATTTCTGCTGATAGTGGCTTAGGAGGTATGATTTGCAGGCCACCAACTTGAATCATGTTTTGTGGAATGGGTTCTGGAAAGTCAACTGAGTGGTGAGAGTTCACCAGcattaatttcatttttctgTCCAAATCTCCTAAATATGGACCATCTCTGAACACTGGCATTCGCCGGAGCATTTCGTCCGTCTTTGGAATATAGTAGTAGTTACGATAGCTGTAAGAAACATATAGGCATTTTACTAAGttttaacaagatttttttcatacttaCAAATAATCCACGGTGTAGATGAACAAATTCTCCAGCCTTTGAAAGAATGTCATGTCTGTGTCGTACGTTAACGTATAATACGGTATGTAGGCCGGATATTTGTGACCACCGATAAAATCCACTGTATATGGTGGAATATTGAAAGCAGTAACTCCAATTAACGGTGGTTGGCCAAATTTGTCGTACAATCCCATCAAACATGGTCCGCAGGTGAAATCGTACAGCACTAAATCAAACTTGAAGTTATCTGGATAGTTTAAGATTGTGTCCAATCCTTTGGATCGCATAACTCCTTCGCAAAGTGAATAAGCATATTCGTAGAAAGTGAACATGCTTGTGACAAGATTCTGCTGTGCCATTTCGTAGAAATCAATTGCGGTATCACCATCATGTATTGTATGATAAACCTCTTCAAGATGAATGTACGTTAAATTAGGCTTCTGAACTTTTTCCACATCAGGTGAGACGATTGTTAGGTTGTATCCCCTAGAGGCCAAAGCTTCCATCAAAACCCGGTTCCAGATGTGATGACTTGGGCTAGGAACGCCCATCAAGCAGAGTATATTGATGCCTTTACACAAAGGCACTCCCACTAAGCAAACGAGCACCACACATTTCACGATCCGATCCATACTGCCACTAAATTGCGAATGAATAGCGCACTACTGCCGTTGCAAAATCGTCACGTTTCGATTGCGACAACTATCGTGTGATAGTGTGATTCCTCTTATCATGGAAGAGATAATGTACTGGTTCATTATCTCGCTGAAAATCAGAAATCTCAGTATGACTTTCACAAATGGCAATTTGATGGCGGATTACGGAGAGAAAATGAGATAATTTAGTTATCAAATATTTAACACAGCTGTTCAAGATTTCGTTTGTCACATTGTTTACTGAGAATTCAGCGCCTACGATTTGTATTCCCTTCACTAGATTGCACTGCCGCTTATCAGCTACTGTCTGGTCAGAATTTTTCCACAGGTGAAGTGGAGATCATATTTGTCGCTAAGTAACAGTctgttacaaaattttcggaaggCTTAAAAAACCGTAAAAATCAGAACAATGGGACTACTGGGTGATATATTATTAtatgttttgattttgatttaacAGTTGAGTAACCCTATCCGCTCAGCAGAgatcaatttaaaaaattccCATTCTAGCAGTGTTTTACGAATTACATTTGTTTTAGCTATGGATATCTAGGTAGAAACTACAAACACAATTTATGTAAGAGCCACATTTATTCCAATTAGTTGAGTAAATGTTGATGACAAAGAACGTTGTGTTCACTTTAACCCGAtcctaaaaaaaagaaaattccgaactGGTGGATTGTCCCAGAAACAGGGGTTCAATTCTGAGAACATTGAGATCATCTCTCATTTATAccctctctgtaacaatcatgaaatacaacacatcatgagtgtctgtttatcgtctactgctacagctttGAAGAACAGTGCATGATAGAATGGTTCCggatcatttggccgaacgccatttggccgaaagggtcctttggccgaatgtcatttggccgaaatagAAAACAATAGTGGCTTGCAGTTggcatgcatttgtaatgaaatttgaAGCTGAATCTCAAAGAATTTATTGAGCTTATTATTAAAGATGGCTAAATCGTCATTGTTATACAAATAATCAGCATCCTAAATGTTAGCACTTactcacttctctgctagcggtaataaCTGCCAGCAAAGGTTTTCCAATTGTGTCTGATATCAGCTTTTCACAGTAACTAAAACAgtttacgacttattcgtccttctgcaGGACCGGTTTGCTTCGATTAATCGAATCGTGTTAAGTAAATTGTTTCAATCACAAATGTTGGCTTCTTCTTTCAACAAAGGAGAAACAGTGAGCTTCTTTGGCGTAATTGTCCACCGAGTCAATCGGTTTACTGCAAGCAACGGAGCAGAGTTCAGTTCACACGTTGTAATCTTAATCCtggaggagaatgacatctcactTCACCTGAGCTGATCCTTGTGCtaaacaaaatgttttgaataagactTTCATGAACGTATTATGAGCATTAATTCTAAtaagtttgaaaaataatttaagtttgaaagaatagcctatgatcaaaagaaggaaaaatcaccAGTGAAAATTTAAGCTAGTAGAATGCAAATAATCGCTTTATTattataactagaaagaactgCCGACTAtttaaagaaggcaaaattccCGATGAAAGTAAAAGCTAAATTATTGCCAGTAGTAATAAAAtcagtataactcgaaagaatagcctacgtttcaaagaaggaataacttctgatgaaatcattaaaatacTTGGAACTatagcacaccgttggtaaccCAGTGAAAGAACAAGCATCAGCTAAGATACTTGACGCGATGTGTgaagttcacaacttcgtcctgaattaccGGGTTGATTTTATCGGTTTCTTCAAGCACTTATATAGCAACAAATATTACGTCCCATCACATCATAAAAGTCTATAAATTAATTAGCTGAACAATTATTGGACCACACCTATAATTCAGCGTTgtatcaatattttttgtttgtaattcggccaaacggcattcggccaaacgacccgttcggccagatggcattcggtcaaatggtgttcggccaaacggcattcggtcaaacggcgttcggccgaATGGCTGGACACCGATAAAAttcatctaaacaagctccgaACCTGGCGGGCACTATTGCTATAGGATGTTTGGGGAATatttatcatgccagtaaagtaaaacacctacccccaatgcAATGGCGtttatgaacgacttttagaaattaagaaaacacaaaatttacatgcaaaaagattagtgatatctattttagttcaaaagttattgatgTCTTCGtgataaaaattatttgtttttcaagccattttattGAAGTTACAagaataacacatctgtaactttccgattgactgtttaacgataaacttgcgtcgatcgacgcgccactttatttcatataacggagggtattagaactaacttggaggtgatgctttgggggttatttggcaattttgaggttaaaatcccctccaaacacaagcgattttgcggtgggatgttgacgtttgatcacgaatataatatacaattttgccTACGAAGGTATtgaccgtgataattatattttgaatttgtttatcggcatatcggtctattttgctcgaagtaagagggagcatggagaagaaggcaatgaatactagatggcaGTGATGCATCTTAatctgaacgcgagccaaaactgaactgaacgcgttcaatttTTGCACGTGAACGCAGCAAACATTGAACTTTCGTGCAAGACTGCTTCAGGGTATGATGAATTAATATCACCCACTATGTATGGAACTTTTAATGTTCCTCAACATCTTTTGCAAAACTTTCTGCattgaaatatgttttgattctgcaaTCAAAACAATTTCCATTCCGCGTTAATTTATTAGCACCTTagagttcaattttttgaactgatcaatgttcaagcctacttgatccctcgttcaaaaatttgaactggaacgtaaaactgaacgcgttcaaatgcaacactgctaGATGGAtcggtaccgtaagggaacggcgagagaaattggattagatgttgaagagggcataccatatgaaacagtattacttgaaacgtatttccttgtggctaacgtccccaatgggaacggcttgggtgtgtttttagaatgacactaccaagacagcctggCTGTGTTATCCGTAACGCTGTTCTTGATGGCGATGCAGCCCATTTACCGGATactgccgaatggagtcgacatagggtaacggtcgtattttggaccccctaaggaagtgattttagttttttgtcccaattaattgattgcacagcgtaaccaagtcaaagaacatgccaaaatgtggAGAAAAACTTCCCCTACGAGATAGAAATGCCCCTACGATCATGGAGGAtctaaacatttttcattattttggacacaagTGAGAATTGCATTTTTCTTGCTCATATcacttgcagaacttatgtgagacatgaatcttcggtagtgtcatccttaataattgaaatcattgtttcgcaaatttgacaaatttacgcataaagttaacgcaatttttgcaaaaatcttaattaaTCTTAAAACATtaatgctttggaaatgtttcatcaataaatgatgataccaacttattagggatcattcaaatattacgtaacgcgacagggggagggagggggtcttacatagtgttatggtccatacaaaaatttaaaattgtccgtacaaaagctgttatgtgggggagggagggggtctgaaataggaaaattttgcgttacgtaatatttgaatgaacccttacgagatgagtcattccgatcaatgttaccccgctgatcaatgataccccggattacggtactttgaCATTCAAACCACATTGCTATATCCCTTTCGGcacgaaccagcacaattgtgctgttcggcacccttgacatcgaatgactatttcagccaataaatcattgttttactaaactttttcgattttgattattgaattatcattgatacttgtaatcaagtacaacagcttttgtttacatcgtgtttagaaaacaccagctcagggtaaacaaaaagtaaacaaacaccgtaagaattgaaaaagttttatctgtcgcaacttttccactattcgttatttctaggtatgcaccgatacgaatcgagagtgaaagagtcattctttgaaatggtgaagaccaaatgagaattgattcacactgcaaatatttctggagggacaaagtgggaccagcacaattgtgctggtgccggcacttacccggtcgatgttcgttgtacactcagaaataataGAAATCATAAGCGGTTTAAAACTCATACATTTTTGTCATACTTAAAGAATACACTAGGCTCAGTTTAAGTGGTATACATTTTTGGTATAATAAACTAAACTAAGCTGGACTTccacaaaactatttttatcagtgtatttTAGCGACCGCAGATgttcacaaaaacaaaaatgtcggTGAAGACGGCTTGACTCGCGAAATTCGTTTCATTAATTTGTCTACTATTCGATTAACTATCAttagaaaattctcaaaagtgGACTGCTTTTCATTAGAAATTGCGAATTAATCGAATGGCGAATGGCTAGGAACTGTTTGGTAGGTAAGAAATGTAATACAAGTTTAAATTCCCTTCATCTCAGTTTAATTTTTCTTCCTTCATTTATTTCAGAAaagctcgaaaacaccgagtgTCTGCACGTGCAAAACGGAAACAGCGTCATGGAGTACTACTTCAATGCAGAAAACACGGTCCAGAAAGCAGAAACATGAGAAGAATCCATCATTTCGGATCTGGATGCTATTGAATATTTGCAGGATAATTAAATACGAGCGGCTCGGAAGTTTTGTGAACGGCAGACTACGCagaatcaaaattttagttatCTGAAATAAGGCATGGGTCTTAATGTTAAGTGCAAACTACTGATTTCATTTCCATGTGTTTTaaagataataaaataaaaacggggagtttgatttttttcaatgttttcctctttgtttatatttgtagCAACGTCGGGGAATTCGGTAGCATGCTATAAAAAGCATTGATGCGGTGGAGTTATACTAGCGTCAGTTTATGCTCAGGATAAATAAGCCTGTATAGTCTGCACCTATACGGGGCTTAGACCCAACCAGGCAAATAGCGATTTAGAGTGGCTTTTAAACTATAtagtttagatatttttcagagtgtagactaccaattttcattttcagtattttgatcgaattaagtggctgaatctgattctaatgtccacaatagtgcataatattgcatttaaacatgaatgagtgatttcatacgaatcataaggatgatgtaccgttcgaaaactatgtgacagaaactcatagctttggtttaaaaacttttattttttatacgtccatatttgaaatagattgggaatcacatttaatgttttaaatctcctttagcaaagtttaagacaaagtaaaagtttaggggaacgttcaaaaattacgtcattcATTTAGGGGAGTAGAGGTGTATGAAAGTGCGACAGTGCATGTGGGCAAAAGCGTGATCGTGGACATGGGGAGGATTTAgattgacttaaaaacaatggacgtaatttttgaatttccccttgctttgataattgatcaataaggtacagtgggggaagtgtatcagtggggtaagtggatcatttgtccatattaagctTAAATACTTGAAAACGTtgaatgtttttgcacca includes:
- the LOC5576972 gene encoding UDP-glucuronosyltransferase 2B31, which encodes MDRIVKCVVLVCLVGVPLCKGINILCLMGVPSPSHHIWNRVLMEALASRGYNLTIVSPDVEKVQKPNLTYIHLEEVYHTIHDGDTAIDFYEMAQQNLVTSMFTFYEYAYSLCEGVMRSKGLDTILNYPDNFKFDLVLYDFTCGPCLMGLYDKFGQPPLIGVTAFNIPPYTVDFIGGHKYPAYIPYYTLTYDTDMTFFQRLENLFIYTVDYFYRNYYYIPKTDEMLRRMPVFRDGPYLGDLDRKMKLMLVNSHHSVDFPEPIPQNMIQVGGLQIIPPKPLSAEIEEFIKNSKKGAILFSLGTNVLSSDLGEERIEMFLEAIEKFPDYNFLWKFEADQTKYKIPKNLMMRKFLPQNDILANPRTKLFITHAGLLSTHEATWHGVPMVGIPFIADQYRNLEKSLRAGVAERLIVWTLTTDKIVQTVRKVLENPSYRTKMREKSALFRDQPEKPLERALWWIDWCLRHPEAETIQSPTLRLGLWKSELYDVKIFVILAAVAVFLGVKRVFSVLTGTNKSHIKHKKKVN